The following proteins are encoded in a genomic region of Sesamum indicum cultivar Zhongzhi No. 13 linkage group LG8, S_indicum_v1.0, whole genome shotgun sequence:
- the LOC110012389 gene encoding uncharacterized protein LOC110012389 — protein MKVRSSVKKMCEFCRTVKRRGRVYVLCSANPKHKQRQGVSTFAYEGPVPPVSGTSSKQMTSVANGAQSGLPSLISSKNETLPATPWWKVGLVSRLFNQGGNQ, from the exons ATGAAGGTTCGTTCATCAGTCAAAAAGATGTGTGAGTTCTGTCGCACCGTGAAGCGACGTGGGCGTGTGTATGTCTTATGCTCTGCTAATCCCAAGCACAAGCAGAGACAAGGTGTGTCAACATTTGCGTATGAAGGTCCGGTGCCTCCAGT GTCAGGGACAAGTTCGAAACAGATGACATCAGTTGCTAATGGTGCCCAGAGTGGTCTCCCATCTCTTATATCCAGCAAGAACGAGACGTTACCAGCAACACCTTGGTGGAAAGTTGGTCTCGTTTCTCGTCTGTTCAATCAGGGTGGCAATCAGTAG